Proteins encoded within one genomic window of Mycolicibacterium aubagnense:
- a CDS encoding alpha/beta fold hydrolase: MANQETLDLALPRLRMQALAWGPPDGRLMLCLHGFPDSAHSWRRVAPLLAEAGYRVVAPFMRGYAPSGVPADGNYHVGALVSDVLDLYDALGGGPDAVLVGHDWGAFAANAVAAYPNSPFGSVVSMSVPPLAAMSEARFGVARTVRMGLIQLRMSWYIMYFQLPGLPERTLHRVIPRLWQDWSPAGTDVAEDVANTLAALPTPERRAAAVGYYRALVRPGDVNGPYAEFERYLWELPCVPILYLHGTDDGAMQMGYTEQLSQALPAGSVVQTIGGAGHFLQVDRPAEVIAAILDYVGPR; this comes from the coding sequence ATGGCCAATCAGGAGACCCTGGACCTCGCGTTGCCGCGCCTGCGGATGCAAGCGCTGGCATGGGGGCCACCCGATGGACGATTGATGTTGTGTCTGCACGGTTTTCCGGACAGCGCACACAGCTGGCGGCGGGTTGCCCCGCTGTTGGCGGAGGCGGGCTACCGCGTGGTGGCGCCCTTCATGCGCGGCTATGCACCGAGCGGGGTGCCGGCCGACGGCAACTATCACGTGGGCGCGCTGGTGTCCGACGTGCTGGATCTCTACGACGCATTGGGTGGTGGACCCGACGCGGTGCTGGTTGGTCACGACTGGGGCGCCTTCGCCGCCAATGCCGTTGCCGCGTATCCGAATTCGCCGTTCGGTTCGGTGGTGTCGATGTCCGTGCCGCCGCTGGCGGCGATGAGCGAGGCCCGGTTCGGTGTGGCCCGCACCGTCCGGATGGGCCTGATCCAGCTCCGGATGAGTTGGTACATCATGTATTTTCAGCTCCCCGGCCTGCCGGAACGTACCCTGCACCGGGTCATTCCGCGGCTCTGGCAGGACTGGTCGCCGGCCGGTACCGACGTCGCCGAGGACGTCGCCAACACCCTCGCCGCACTCCCGACCCCCGAACGTCGGGCAGCCGCGGTCGGCTACTACCGGGCGCTGGTTCGCCCGGGTGACGTCAACGGACCGTACGCCGAGTTCGAACGCTACCTGTGGGAGCTGCCGTGCGTCCCGATTCTCTACCTGCACGGTACCGATGACGGCGCCATGCAGATGGGGTACACCGAACAGCTGTCGCAGGCCTTGCCGGCCGGATCGGTGGTCCAAACCATCGGTGGCGCAGGACATTTCCTTCAGGTCGACCGCCCGGCCGAGGTGATCGCGGCAATTCTGGATTACGTCGGACCACGGTAG
- a CDS encoding zinc-binding dehydrogenase: MRTVLIDAPGNVYVDIVPDPALPGPDGAVVQITTAAICGSDLHFYEGDYPLAAPVALGHEAIGTVVEVGPEVRTVKVGDAVLISSVAGCGHCVGCDSKDPITCVSGPQIFGSGVLGGAQAELLAVPSADFQLHRLPSDLSVEAALLLTDNLATGWAAARRADIPPGGTVVVVGLGAVGLCAVRCAIAHGAGQVFAVDPVEGRREMAARSGATAITPEQIGAVHEATGGRGAASVIDAVGNDTTMNAALTTVRAGGTVSVVGVHDLNPFPFPATLSLIRSITLRMTTAPVQQTWPALIPLLQSGRLDVDGIFTHAMSLDDAPKAYAAVAARTADCIKVTLTP, translated from the coding sequence TTGCGAACCGTATTGATCGACGCCCCCGGCAACGTCTACGTCGACATCGTGCCCGACCCTGCGCTGCCCGGGCCGGACGGGGCCGTCGTCCAGATCACCACGGCGGCCATCTGTGGATCGGACCTGCACTTCTACGAAGGTGACTACCCGCTCGCGGCGCCGGTGGCGCTCGGCCACGAGGCCATCGGCACCGTGGTCGAGGTTGGCCCTGAGGTGCGTACCGTCAAAGTCGGTGACGCGGTGTTGATTTCGTCGGTGGCGGGTTGCGGCCACTGCGTCGGCTGCGACAGCAAGGATCCGATCACCTGCGTGTCCGGCCCGCAGATCTTCGGTTCCGGCGTGCTCGGCGGCGCGCAGGCCGAACTGCTCGCCGTACCGTCCGCGGATTTCCAGTTGCACCGGTTGCCAAGCGATCTCAGCGTCGAGGCGGCGCTGCTACTCACCGACAACCTCGCCACGGGCTGGGCCGCGGCGAGGCGCGCCGACATTCCACCGGGCGGCACCGTCGTCGTCGTCGGTCTGGGTGCGGTCGGCCTGTGTGCGGTGCGCTGCGCCATCGCACACGGCGCGGGCCAGGTATTCGCCGTCGACCCGGTCGAGGGTCGCCGTGAGATGGCTGCCCGCAGTGGCGCCACCGCGATCACCCCGGAACAGATCGGCGCCGTCCATGAGGCGACGGGCGGCAGGGGAGCGGCCTCGGTGATCGACGCGGTCGGCAACGACACCACCATGAACGCGGCGCTGACCACCGTGCGCGCGGGCGGCACGGTGTCCGTGGTCGGCGTACACGACCTCAATCCGTTCCCGTTCCCGGCGACGTTGTCGCTCATCCGTAGCATCACCCTGCGCATGACCACGGCGCCGGTGCAACAAACCTGGCCGGCGTTGATCCCCCTACTGCAGTCGGGCCGGCTCGATGTCGACGGCATCTTCACTCATGCCATGTCGCTCGACGATGCGCCGAAGGCCTACGCCGCCGTCGCGGCGCGGACCGCGGACTGCATCAAGGTCACGCTGACCCCGTAG